The proteins below are encoded in one region of Micromonospora yangpuensis:
- a CDS encoding zinc-dependent alcohol dehydrogenase, with protein sequence MNRSAHYVGPHTFVVEETAEVPPGPGQVRIDVAYTGICGTDLHIAHGAMDQRVTVPAVIGHEMSGRIAELGPDVQGHRVGDPVTVLPLDWCGECPACRAGHTHICHRLNFVGIDSPGSMQHSWTVPARILVPLPAELPLAHAALVEPTAVAVHDVRRSRLAAGEHAVVIGAGPVGLLIATVAQATGAVVTVLELDKGRRDLAADLGLRTLDPAAVDVAEQVREATGGAGADVVFEVSGSAAGVRTATDLLAVRGRLVVVAIHPTPREVDLHRVFWRELELIGVRVYQSEDYTEAVRLVHGGQVPAERLISRIVPLDDVAQAFVALAAGGDVKVLVDCGGNP encoded by the coding sequence GTGAACCGCAGCGCGCACTACGTCGGCCCGCACACCTTCGTCGTCGAGGAGACCGCCGAGGTGCCGCCCGGCCCCGGCCAGGTACGCATCGACGTGGCGTACACCGGGATCTGCGGCACCGACCTGCACATCGCGCACGGCGCGATGGACCAGCGGGTGACGGTGCCGGCGGTGATCGGCCACGAGATGTCCGGCCGGATCGCCGAGCTCGGCCCGGACGTCCAAGGCCACCGGGTGGGTGATCCGGTGACCGTGCTGCCGCTGGACTGGTGCGGCGAGTGCCCCGCCTGCCGCGCCGGCCACACCCACATCTGCCACCGGCTCAACTTCGTCGGCATCGACTCGCCCGGCTCCATGCAGCACTCCTGGACGGTGCCGGCCCGGATCCTGGTGCCGTTGCCGGCGGAGCTGCCGCTGGCCCACGCCGCGCTTGTCGAGCCGACCGCGGTGGCCGTGCACGACGTACGACGTTCCCGGCTGGCCGCCGGCGAACACGCGGTGGTGATCGGGGCCGGCCCGGTCGGCCTGCTCATCGCCACGGTCGCCCAGGCCACCGGTGCCGTGGTCACCGTGCTGGAGCTCGACAAGGGTCGCCGGGACCTCGCCGCCGACCTCGGGCTGCGCACCCTGGACCCGGCGGCGGTCGACGTCGCCGAGCAGGTCCGGGAGGCCACCGGGGGTGCCGGGGCCGACGTGGTCTTCGAGGTGTCCGGCTCGGCGGCCGGGGTCCGGACCGCCACCGACCTGCTCGCCGTACGCGGCCGGCTGGTCGTGGTGGCGATCCATCCCACCCCGCGCGAGGTGGACCTGCACCGGGTCTTCTGGCGGGAACTGGAGTTGATCGGGGTACGGGTCTACCAGAGCGAGGACTACACCGAGGCGGTCCGGCTGGTCCACGGTGGTCAGGTGCCCGCCGAGCGGCTCATCTCCCGGATCGTGCCGCTGGACGACGTGGCCCAGGCCTTCGTGGCCCTCGCCGCCGGTGGTGACGTGAAGGTGCTCGTCGACTGTGGAGGTAATCCGTGA
- a CDS encoding SDR family oxidoreductase, giving the protein MNPFDLSGRLAVVTGCRRGIGLAMAEALAAAGADVIGVSAELEEEGSEVARRVAAQGRTFVAYRADLSDRAAVRALAGWLGQRDRPVDILVNNAGTIRRAPAVEHTDTDWEHVLEVDLTAPFVLSREIGRDMVRRGTGKIIFTASMLSFQGGVTVPGYAAAKSGIAGLTRALANEWAPHGVNVNAIAPGYIGTDNTRALRDQPDRNRAILERIPAGRWGSPEDLAGVTVFLASDAAAYVHGAVIPVDGGWLAR; this is encoded by the coding sequence GTGAACCCGTTCGACCTCAGCGGCCGGTTGGCCGTGGTGACCGGCTGCCGGCGGGGCATCGGCCTGGCGATGGCCGAGGCCCTGGCGGCGGCCGGCGCCGACGTGATCGGGGTCAGTGCGGAGCTGGAGGAGGAGGGCAGCGAGGTCGCGCGGCGGGTGGCCGCCCAGGGGCGCACGTTCGTGGCGTACCGGGCGGACCTGTCGGACCGGGCCGCCGTCCGCGCGCTCGCCGGCTGGCTCGGCCAGCGGGACCGGCCGGTCGACATCCTGGTCAACAATGCCGGCACGATCCGTCGGGCACCGGCGGTCGAGCACACCGACACCGACTGGGAGCACGTCCTGGAGGTCGACCTCACCGCGCCCTTCGTGCTCTCCCGCGAGATCGGCCGGGACATGGTCCGGCGCGGCACCGGGAAGATCATCTTCACCGCGTCCATGCTGAGCTTCCAGGGGGGTGTCACCGTGCCCGGTTACGCCGCGGCCAAGTCCGGGATCGCCGGGCTGACCCGGGCGCTGGCCAACGAGTGGGCACCGCACGGGGTGAACGTCAACGCGATCGCGCCCGGCTACATCGGCACCGACAACACCCGTGCCCTGCGGGACCAGCCGGACCGCAACCGGGCGATCCTGGAGCGGATCCCGGCCGGGCGGTGGGGTAGCCCCGAGGATCTGGCCGGGGTCACCGTCTTCCTCGCCTCCGACGCCGCCGCCTACGTGCACGGCGCGGTGATCCCGGTCGACGGCGGATGGCTCGCCCGCTGA
- a CDS encoding PepSY-associated TM helix domain-containing protein codes for MSVTELVDPTPNPPANGDPARPVRRPAPWAALLVRLHFYAGVLVAPFLVVAALTGLAYTVSPQVDRILYGDQLTVAAVGEQPKPLAEQVAAARAAHPDGTIATVAIGTDEQTTRVTFSQPDLTDDRQHTVYVDPYTGEVKGQLTTWFGYTPASTWLDDLHRNLQLGEFGRHYSEIAASWLWVLALGGVVLWWRRRATSRTRMKHLLVPDLSAGKGVRRTRGWHATTGVWLAVGLLFLSVTGLTWSRFAGANFSAGLDALSASRPAVATGLDGVPPAAGGGEHQGHGGPAPTTAAEPASYERVLAVARDTGLNGPVEITPAEESGSAWVVNQNDNTWPVRLDRIAVDPATGTVVDRSDFADWPLLAQLSSLGIQAHMGQLFGPVNQVLLAALAIGLLCVIVWGYRMWWQRRPTRSDRRAALGTPPARGGVRDLPWWALLVGVPVVAALGWALPWFGVTLLGFLVVDVVLGLLARRRHRHAPA; via the coding sequence ATGTCCGTGACCGAACTGGTCGATCCCACACCGAACCCGCCCGCCAACGGCGACCCCGCTCGCCCGGTGCGCCGGCCCGCGCCGTGGGCGGCCCTGCTGGTCCGGTTGCACTTCTACGCCGGGGTGCTGGTCGCTCCGTTCCTGGTGGTCGCCGCGCTGACCGGGCTGGCCTACACGGTCAGCCCCCAGGTGGACCGGATCCTCTACGGCGACCAGCTCACCGTCGCCGCCGTCGGTGAGCAGCCGAAGCCGCTGGCCGAGCAGGTCGCCGCCGCCCGCGCCGCGCACCCCGACGGCACCATCGCCACCGTGGCGATCGGCACCGACGAGCAGACCACCAGGGTCACGTTCTCCCAACCCGACCTGACCGACGACCGGCAGCACACCGTCTACGTCGACCCGTACACCGGCGAGGTGAAGGGGCAGCTGACCACCTGGTTCGGGTACACCCCGGCCAGCACCTGGCTGGACGACCTGCACCGCAACCTGCAGCTGGGCGAGTTCGGCAGGCACTACTCCGAGATCGCGGCCAGCTGGCTGTGGGTCCTCGCCCTCGGCGGCGTGGTCCTGTGGTGGCGTCGCCGCGCCACCTCCCGTACCCGGATGAAGCACCTGCTCGTGCCGGACCTCTCCGCCGGCAAGGGGGTCCGACGGACGCGGGGTTGGCACGCCACCACGGGCGTCTGGCTCGCCGTCGGGCTGCTCTTCCTGTCGGTCACCGGCCTGACCTGGTCCCGCTTCGCCGGGGCGAACTTCAGCGCCGGGTTGGACGCGCTGTCGGCCAGCCGCCCGGCCGTCGCCACCGGACTCGACGGCGTCCCGCCGGCCGCCGGGGGCGGGGAACACCAGGGGCACGGCGGTCCGGCCCCGACGACGGCGGCGGAGCCGGCCAGCTACGAACGGGTCCTCGCGGTCGCCCGGGACACCGGTCTGAACGGTCCGGTGGAGATCACCCCGGCCGAGGAGTCCGGCAGCGCGTGGGTGGTCAACCAGAACGACAACACCTGGCCGGTCAGGCTGGACCGGATCGCCGTCGACCCGGCCACCGGCACCGTGGTCGACCGCAGCGACTTCGCCGACTGGCCGCTACTGGCCCAGCTCAGCAGCCTCGGCATCCAGGCGCACATGGGTCAGCTGTTCGGCCCGGTCAACCAGGTGCTGTTGGCCGCGCTCGCCATCGGTCTGCTCTGCGTGATCGTCTGGGGCTACCGCATGTGGTGGCAGCGCCGGCCCACCCGGTCCGACCGCCGTGCCGCGCTCGGCACCCCGCCCGCCCGGGGTGGCGTACGGGATCTGCCGTGGTGGGCGCTGCTGGTCGGCGTACCGGTGGTGGCGGCGCTCGGGTGGGCGTTGCCCTGGTTCGGCGTCACCCTGCTGGGCTTCCTCGTCGTCGACGTGGTCCTCGGTCTACTCGCCCGCCGACGCCACCGCCACGCCCCCGCGTAA
- a CDS encoding MFS transporter, with translation MTRGAAGSRQLALFRALVVGTSAATFGSYLNMVALNLFVYQATGSAWQTGVFMALRLGAGVVAGLVGGLVTVRLPRRPVLVLCDLGQATTLLVLALAGQQTRIGLLPVVAVLTGLLSTTSSVLLRSSVPDLVGDEHRIDANGLLVTGRAVATALGFAAGGLLVGWLGYGPVFLVTAGAFAFSATMLGVLPLRFPRRRSSIVEGTSPPTGKADGGTGRRWRGQVVVGVLAAAPTVSVILAVRAVDALGSASHNVGMPVYATQIQPADPAGFVGNFFAVWAVGLFAAHQVIKGIRRRTSGLDDPHRSELAFIVGTCLMSAAFVAAFAGIGQPWVLVVALVAGLADGFTEITYTTRVQAEPDPRRGYFFGLTAMAENGGLGLGMLLAAALLEVWRPIQVAGVMHGAVVLLAVVVAVGVTVGRRRAGPAAEQPDPAVRPQQSRR, from the coding sequence GTGACCCGGGGTGCCGCCGGGTCCCGACAGCTGGCCCTCTTCCGGGCGCTGGTCGTCGGCACCTCGGCCGCGACCTTCGGCAGCTACCTGAACATGGTGGCGCTGAACCTCTTCGTCTACCAGGCGACCGGCAGCGCGTGGCAGACCGGGGTCTTCATGGCCCTGCGCCTCGGTGCCGGCGTCGTCGCGGGTCTGGTCGGCGGGCTGGTGACGGTCCGGCTGCCCCGCCGCCCGGTGCTGGTCCTGTGTGACCTGGGTCAGGCGACCACGCTGCTGGTGTTGGCGCTCGCCGGGCAGCAGACCCGGATCGGCCTGCTGCCGGTGGTGGCCGTGCTGACCGGGCTGCTCAGCACCACGAGTTCGGTGCTGCTGCGCAGCAGTGTGCCGGACCTGGTGGGCGACGAGCACCGGATCGACGCCAACGGGCTGCTGGTGACCGGCCGGGCGGTGGCGACGGCGTTGGGGTTCGCCGCGGGTGGACTGCTGGTCGGCTGGCTCGGTTACGGGCCGGTCTTCCTGGTCACCGCCGGTGCCTTCGCCTTCTCGGCGACGATGCTGGGCGTCCTGCCGCTGCGGTTTCCCCGTCGCCGCAGCTCCATCGTGGAGGGTACGTCCCCGCCGACCGGCAAGGCCGACGGCGGAACCGGCCGGCGGTGGCGCGGGCAGGTGGTCGTCGGGGTGCTGGCCGCCGCGCCGACGGTGTCGGTCATCCTCGCCGTCCGGGCGGTCGACGCGTTGGGGTCCGCCTCGCACAACGTCGGCATGCCGGTCTACGCCACCCAGATCCAGCCCGCCGACCCGGCCGGCTTCGTCGGCAACTTCTTCGCGGTCTGGGCGGTGGGGCTGTTCGCCGCGCACCAGGTGATCAAGGGGATCCGGCGGCGTACCAGCGGTCTCGACGATCCGCACCGCAGCGAACTGGCCTTCATCGTCGGTACCTGCCTGATGTCGGCGGCCTTCGTGGCGGCCTTCGCCGGCATCGGGCAGCCGTGGGTCCTGGTGGTGGCCCTGGTCGCCGGCCTGGCCGACGGCTTCACCGAGATCACCTACACCACCCGGGTGCAGGCGGAACCCGATCCGCGTCGGGGCTACTTCTTCGGGCTCACCGCGATGGCCGAGAACGGTGGCCTGGGGCTGGGCATGCTGCTGGCCGCCGCGCTGCTGGAGGTGTGGCGGCCGATCCAGGTGGCCGGCGTGATGCACGGCGCCGTCGTGCTGCTGGCCGTCGTCGTGGCGGTGGGCGTCACGGTCGGCCGACGCAGGGCGGGACCCGCCGCCGAGCAACCGGATCCGGCCGTGCGGCCACAGCAGAGCAGGAGGTGA